From the genome of Bacteroides sp. MSB163, one region includes:
- the aat gene encoding leucyl/phenylalanyl-tRNA--protein transferase: MVFALTDEITFPDPRYGDPDGLLAVGGDLSTDRLILAYSNGIFPWYTFQEGMIQWWCPLERFVIFPDEIHISHSMRTLINKGKYDVTINQAFDEVIRKCGELRMDMEGAWLGPEMIEAYTLLHEQGFAASVEIWEGEQLVGGLYGVTLGRCFFGESMFSLVPSASKLALIHLAQFFGEHGGVLIDCQFETPHLKSMGGRYISYEEYMELLQS; the protein is encoded by the coding sequence ATGGTCTTTGCACTAACTGACGAAATTACATTTCCCGATCCGCGCTACGGCGATCCGGACGGATTGCTGGCAGTAGGCGGTGACCTGTCGACCGACCGCCTCATCCTGGCTTACTCTAACGGGATATTTCCCTGGTACACTTTTCAGGAGGGAATGATACAATGGTGGTGCCCGCTGGAACGCTTCGTCATTTTCCCCGACGAAATCCATATCTCCCACTCCATGCGGACGCTCATAAACAAAGGGAAGTACGATGTCACCATCAATCAGGCTTTCGATGAAGTCATCCGTAAGTGTGGAGAACTGAGGATGGATATGGAAGGCGCCTGGCTCGGTCCGGAGATGATAGAGGCTTATACACTTCTGCATGAACAGGGCTTTGCCGCCAGCGTGGAAATATGGGAAGGGGAACAGTTAGTAGGCGGACTCTATGGAGTCACTTTGGGGCGCTGCTTTTTCGGTGAGAGTATGTTTTCACTGGTTCCGAGTGCATCCAAGTTAGCCCTCATCCACCTGGCACAATTCTTCGGAGAGCATGGCGGCGTACTGATAGACTGCCAGTTCGAAACTCCCCATCTGAAATCAATGGGAGGAAGATATATCAGCTACGAAGAATACATGGAGCTTTTGCAATCATAG
- a CDS encoding M48 family metallopeptidase, with product MKKIFMKWAFFMLCMAVTMPAMAQFNVKALKGAAKAVKAVTLTDAQMAEYVKEYIDWMDTHNQVCADDNEYTIRLKKLTEGLTDVEGIPLNFKVYYVIDVNAFACADGSVRIFSSLMDIMTDDELLGVIGHEVGHVAHKDSKNGFRTALLTSALKDGISSQGGTAAKLSDSQLGDLGEALVNSTYSQKQERSADDYGYEFLKSHGKNPWAMALSFQKLKKLQEEAGAQKSSKLNQLFSTHPDLDARIQRMEERATSEGIEKPAVTE from the coding sequence ATGAAAAAGATTTTCATGAAGTGGGCCTTTTTTATGTTATGTATGGCCGTGACAATGCCTGCAATGGCTCAGTTTAATGTAAAAGCACTGAAAGGTGCGGCTAAAGCTGTTAAGGCTGTGACTCTGACTGATGCTCAGATGGCAGAATATGTAAAAGAGTATATCGACTGGATGGATACACATAATCAGGTATGTGCCGACGATAATGAGTATACAATCCGTCTGAAAAAGCTGACTGAAGGCTTGACGGATGTAGAGGGAATTCCTTTGAACTTCAAAGTTTATTATGTGATAGATGTCAATGCATTTGCTTGTGCTGACGGTAGTGTGCGCATTTTCTCGTCTTTGATGGATATCATGACGGATGATGAATTGCTGGGTGTAATCGGCCATGAAGTAGGTCACGTGGCACACAAGGACTCTAAGAATGGATTCCGTACGGCATTGCTGACTTCAGCTTTGAAGGATGGTATTTCTTCACAAGGTGGTACGGCAGCTAAGTTGTCTGATTCTCAGTTGGGTGACCTGGGTGAGGCTCTGGTAAACTCTACATATTCACAGAAGCAGGAGAGAAGTGCTGATGACTATGGATATGAATTTCTGAAAAGTCATGGTAAGAATCCCTGGGCAATGGCTTTATCTTTCCAAAAGCTGAAGAAATTGCAAGAAGAAGCCGGTGCACAGAAAAGTAGTAAGCTGAATCAACTGTTCTCTACTCATCCTGATTTGGATGCCCGTATCCAGCGTATGGAAGAACGTGCAACCAGCGAAGGTATTGAGAAACCGGCAGTAACGGAATAA
- a CDS encoding AAA family ATPase produces the protein MDIQNTVHVNNAFTFAQKKAISYRHEFITPEHLLSAFLEQSPFASALNICFYDTQELAFSLENYFTEELESVPADMDYELEVSTQLNELIQHAYLMIDYSSAEALNVPHLVQSMLQLKDSWACHILKETLEEDLPEFISQLISRYEEVEEEDDLQTSPQEKSEPWRSFVTCLNDCLQDHNPLIGRKAELERTIQVLCRKEKNNPLHVGEPGVGKTSLAYGLAARIEAREVPERLLDCCIYELDLGTLLAGTQYRGDFEKRLKTIMEGVRNEGRAIIYIDEIHNLIGAGRTGNGSMDASNMLKPYLESGDIRFIGSTTYEEYNRYFARSKGLVRRFQQIDILEPSIEETIHIVEGLKEKYEEFHGVTYQPDVIPYAVKASVRYISDRFLPDKAIDLVDEAGAYREIHPIPSGEQIVDKTLITDVLARICKVDALAMKEEDTTSLETLHARISAQIYGQEEAVRQVVEAVQMSKAGLLDENKPLASLLFVGPTGVGKTEVAKVLASELGISLQRFDMSEYTEKHTVAKLIGSPAGYVGYEDGGLLTDAIRKTPNCVLLLDEIEKAHPDVFNILLQVMDYAVLTDNKGRKADCRHVVLIMTSNAGAQFARQASIGFSSQITAGEAMLKQVKKTFKPEFINRLSATVIFHDMSREMASLILDKKLGELSGKLAARQIEMELSPEARNWLLQRGFLPEYGAREMDRVIASHLKPLLMREILFGSLKSGGKTYIRVDKDQLVLQLSTK, from the coding sequence TGGATATACAAAATACAGTGCATGTGAACAACGCATTCACCTTTGCACAAAAAAAGGCGATATCGTATCGCCATGAATTTATTACACCTGAGCATTTGCTGAGTGCATTTCTGGAACAGAGTCCCTTTGCCAGTGCCTTAAATATATGTTTCTACGATACCCAAGAACTTGCTTTCTCTTTAGAGAATTATTTCACGGAAGAACTGGAAAGCGTTCCCGCAGACATGGATTATGAACTGGAAGTTTCAACCCAGCTCAACGAACTGATACAACATGCCTATCTGATGATAGACTATTCAAGTGCTGAAGCATTGAACGTCCCCCATTTAGTGCAAAGCATGCTTCAGCTCAAAGACTCCTGGGCATGCCATATTCTGAAAGAAACTCTTGAAGAAGATCTACCCGAATTTATCAGCCAACTCATCTCCCGATATGAAGAAGTGGAGGAAGAAGACGATCTGCAAACCTCTCCACAGGAAAAAAGCGAACCCTGGCGAAGCTTTGTAACTTGTCTGAATGACTGTCTGCAAGACCATAATCCACTCATCGGACGGAAAGCTGAACTGGAACGAACCATCCAGGTGCTCTGTCGCAAAGAGAAAAACAATCCGCTACATGTAGGCGAACCGGGTGTTGGCAAAACCTCCCTCGCTTACGGACTCGCTGCCCGCATCGAAGCACGTGAGGTCCCCGAACGACTCCTCGACTGCTGTATCTATGAACTGGATTTAGGTACTCTACTGGCAGGTACGCAATACCGGGGTGACTTTGAAAAACGCCTGAAAACCATTATGGAAGGTGTCCGCAATGAAGGACGTGCCATCATCTATATCGACGAGATACACAATCTGATAGGTGCCGGACGTACAGGAAACGGTTCCATGGATGCATCCAATATGCTGAAACCTTATCTGGAAAGCGGAGACATCCGTTTCATCGGCTCTACCACATACGAGGAATACAACCGTTACTTTGCCCGCAGCAAAGGGTTGGTGCGTCGCTTCCAACAAATTGACATACTTGAACCGAGCATTGAGGAAACCATCCATATCGTAGAAGGTCTGAAAGAAAAATATGAAGAATTTCATGGAGTAACCTACCAACCTGATGTAATCCCCTACGCCGTCAAAGCGAGTGTCCGCTATATCAGCGACCGCTTTCTGCCCGACAAGGCTATCGACCTGGTGGACGAAGCAGGAGCTTACCGCGAAATTCATCCTATACCTTCCGGAGAACAAATTGTGGACAAGACATTGATAACCGATGTACTCGCCCGCATCTGCAAAGTAGATGCACTCGCCATGAAAGAAGAAGATACCACCTCACTGGAAACTTTGCATGCACGTATCAGTGCCCAAATTTACGGCCAGGAAGAGGCAGTACGCCAGGTGGTGGAAGCCGTACAAATGTCCAAAGCCGGGCTGCTGGATGAAAACAAACCGCTGGCAAGCCTGCTCTTCGTCGGTCCTACCGGAGTAGGTAAAACTGAAGTAGCCAAAGTGCTGGCCTCCGAACTGGGTATTTCCCTACAACGTTTCGATATGAGCGAATACACCGAGAAGCATACCGTAGCCAAATTAATCGGTTCACCCGCCGGATATGTAGGCTATGAAGACGGTGGTTTATTAACCGACGCCATCCGCAAAACCCCCAACTGCGTACTGCTGCTTGATGAAATTGAGAAAGCCCATCCCGATGTGTTCAATATTCTGCTACAAGTAATGGACTATGCTGTTCTTACGGATAATAAGGGACGAAAAGCCGACTGCCGCCACGTTGTACTTATCATGACCTCAAATGCCGGTGCACAATTTGCCCGTCAGGCATCTATTGGATTCAGCAGTCAGATTACAGCCGGGGAAGCCATGTTGAAACAGGTCAAGAAGACCTTCAAGCCGGAGTTTATCAACCGTCTGTCCGCTACTGTCATCTTCCACGATATGAGTCGGGAAATGGCCTCACTTATCCTCGACAAGAAGCTTGGGGAACTGAGCGGCAAGCTTGCCGCACGCCAGATAGAGATGGAATTGAGTCCGGAAGCCCGCAACTGGTTATTGCAACGTGGATTCCTGCCCGAATATGGCGCCCGCGAAATGGACCGTGTGATAGCTTCGCATCTGAAACCACTCCTGATGCGCGAAATCTTATTCGGTTCCTTAAAATCCGGTGGTAAAACTTACATACGGGTAGACAAAGATCAGTTAGTCCTACAACTCTCTACAAAGTAA
- a CDS encoding IS1182 family transposase, with protein MAKLHFRPYIPNQTVLFPQRIDENIAADDPVRIVNAVVDNLNLDNFKKLYKETGRSAYHPKMMLKVIIYAYMNNIYSCRKIEKLLLRDIHYIWLAGHEHPDFITINRFRNRVKEEINNVFTQLVLVLADKGFISLDVEYIDGTKIESKANKYTFVWRKTVEKNRTRLLNKVRILLEQVDEAIVQENSVKDTSVELTPSMLSNIVDELKEVLEHQPVTQDKEQKKALREKKKQVRELEGYRDKLMEYDNHLEVLGERNSYSKTDPDATFMRMKEDAMKNGQTKPGYNLQTGTENQFIIDFRLFPNPTDTLTLIPFFHSFQHRYNRLPGIGVADSGYGSEENYRFMQENGIEAFVKYNYFHKEQRPRYTPNTFHAESLHYNAGEDYYVCPMGQHMNRIGTRHDKTASGYITESARYKAQRCEGCPLHGSCFKARGNRIIEVNHRLNQYKRQARERLVSEEGVRYRGRRCIEPEAVFGQMKYNMAYKRFRHVGEDKVTMDFAFFAIAFNIKKMCAKLRKTGKELITLTKSIFIGLFITRYNGNIATCYQMNEKKAA; from the coding sequence ATGGCAAAGTTACATTTTCGTCCTTACATTCCCAACCAAACCGTTCTTTTTCCACAAAGAATTGATGAAAACATAGCTGCGGACGACCCTGTCCGCATAGTCAATGCAGTTGTTGATAATCTCAATCTTGATAATTTCAAGAAGCTTTATAAAGAAACGGGGCGCTCAGCTTATCATCCTAAAATGATGCTTAAGGTAATTATCTACGCTTACATGAATAATATCTATTCCTGTCGTAAAATAGAGAAGCTTCTTTTGCGTGACATTCATTATATCTGGCTTGCCGGTCATGAGCATCCGGATTTCATAACCATCAACCGTTTCCGTAACCGTGTAAAGGAGGAGATTAACAACGTTTTCACGCAGTTGGTTCTTGTCCTTGCCGATAAGGGTTTCATCAGTCTTGACGTGGAGTATATCGACGGTACCAAGATTGAGTCCAAGGCCAACAAATATACTTTTGTCTGGCGCAAGACAGTCGAAAAGAACCGTACAAGGTTGCTGAATAAGGTTCGCATCCTTCTGGAGCAGGTGGATGAAGCCATTGTACAGGAGAACTCTGTGAAAGACACATCCGTTGAGTTGACTCCCTCCATGCTCTCTAATATAGTGGATGAACTCAAAGAAGTGCTGGAACACCAGCCTGTAACACAGGACAAGGAACAAAAGAAAGCTCTGCGTGAAAAGAAGAAACAGGTCAGGGAACTTGAAGGGTATCGTGACAAGCTGATGGAATACGACAATCACCTTGAAGTCCTTGGAGAACGTAATTCCTATTCCAAGACCGATCCTGATGCTACATTCATGCGTATGAAAGAAGACGCCATGAAGAACGGGCAGACCAAGCCCGGGTATAATTTACAAACAGGTACTGAAAACCAATTCATCATAGACTTCCGGCTGTTTCCCAACCCCACCGATACGCTGACCCTGATCCCTTTCTTCCACTCCTTCCAGCACCGCTATAACCGCTTACCGGGTATCGGTGTGGCAGACTCCGGTTACGGCTCGGAAGAAAATTACCGGTTCATGCAGGAAAACGGGATAGAGGCCTTTGTCAAGTACAACTACTTCCATAAAGAGCAGCGTCCCCGTTATACTCCCAACACGTTCCATGCGGAAAGTCTCCATTACAATGCGGGGGAGGATTATTACGTTTGTCCGATGGGGCAACACATGAACCGCATAGGAACCAGACATGACAAAACAGCGAGCGGATACATCACCGAAAGTGCCCGGTACAAAGCACAAAGATGCGAAGGTTGTCCTTTGCATGGAAGTTGTTTTAAAGCACGGGGGAACCGTATTATAGAAGTCAACCACCGGTTAAACCAATACAAACGGCAGGCACGGGAAAGGTTAGTCTCAGAAGAAGGAGTCAGGTATAGGGGCAGGCGGTGTATAGAACCGGAAGCTGTTTTCGGACAAATGAAATACAACATGGCATACAAGAGGTTCCGGCATGTGGGAGAAGACAAGGTGACAATGGACTTTGCCTTCTTTGCCATAGCTTTTAATATCAAAAAGATGTGTGCAAAACTGAGAAAAACAGGAAAGGAGCTCATTACACTTACTAAATCTATATTTATTGGACTATTTATAACCCGATACAACGGGAATATAGCAACTTGTTACCAAATGAATGAGAAAAAAGCGGCGTAG
- a CDS encoding tetratricopeptide repeat protein: MGFFKSFFSGKQEKPETEKQKNDQKNFEIFKYDGMRAQRMGRPDYAIKCFTEALALQEDFETMSYLSQVYIQTNALSEAHELLERMAKQEPNHTSTFLTLANVCYLQEDYQAMADAAQKAIEIEEGNAMAHYLLGRAKQGMDDGIMSIAHLTKAIVLKDDFTEARLLRAEALINMQQYKEATEDIDAILSQDPDEEAALLLRGKVKEAAGQQEEAETDYRYVTELNPFNEQAFLCLGQLYIVQKKYPEAIALFDEAIELNPNFAQAYHERGRAKLLNGDTAGSAEDMKKGLELNPKEIQGISGQYDNQSRQTDILGL; the protein is encoded by the coding sequence ATGGGATTCTTTAAATCTTTCTTCTCCGGCAAACAAGAGAAACCGGAAACTGAGAAACAGAAAAACGATCAAAAGAACTTCGAGATATTCAAGTATGACGGCATGCGTGCACAACGTATGGGGCGTCCCGATTATGCAATCAAATGCTTCACGGAAGCCCTTGCCCTTCAGGAAGACTTTGAAACCATGAGCTATCTGAGCCAGGTTTACATTCAAACTAATGCCCTCAGCGAAGCACATGAACTACTGGAACGCATGGCAAAACAGGAACCGAACCACACCTCCACTTTCCTCACCCTTGCCAACGTATGCTACCTGCAAGAAGACTATCAAGCAATGGCAGACGCCGCACAAAAAGCTATTGAAATAGAAGAAGGAAATGCCATGGCACACTATCTTCTGGGTAGGGCCAAGCAAGGTATGGACGATGGTATCATGAGCATCGCCCATCTCACCAAAGCCATTGTACTGAAAGACGACTTCACCGAAGCCCGCCTGCTGCGTGCCGAAGCCTTAATCAATATGCAGCAATACAAGGAAGCTACCGAAGATATCGACGCTATACTCTCCCAAGATCCCGATGAAGAAGCTGCATTACTGCTCCGCGGTAAAGTGAAAGAAGCAGCAGGACAGCAGGAAGAAGCCGAAACCGATTATCGCTATGTAACAGAATTGAATCCATTCAACGAACAGGCTTTTCTTTGCCTGGGACAACTTTATATTGTCCAGAAGAAATATCCCGAAGCTATCGCACTCTTTGACGAAGCCATCGAACTGAACCCTAATTTCGCACAAGCCTATCATGAACGCGGTCGCGCCAAGTTACTGAATGGTGACACGGCAGGCTCTGCAGAAGATATGAAGAAAGGATTGGAGTTGAACCCCAAAGAAATCCAAGGAATCAGCGGACAATATGACAATCAGTCAAGACAAACGGA
- a CDS encoding ATP-dependent DNA helicase RecQ — translation MYKEILKQYWGYDNFRGIQEDIINSIGEDRDTLGLMPTGGGKSITFQVPALAKEGLCIVITPLISLMKDQVQNLKKRGIKALAIYSGMSRQEIIVTLENCIFGNYKFLYISPERLDTEIFRTKLRKMNVSMITVDESHCISQWGYDFRPAYLKIAEIRDLLPGVPVLALTATATPEVVKDIQMRLCFRQENVFRMSFERKNLAYIVRKTENKTGELLHILRRMPGSAIIYVRNRRRTKEITELLINKEITADFYHAGLDDATKDIRQHRWQTGESRVMVATNAFGMGIDKPDVRIVIHLDLPDSPEAYFQEAGRAGRDGNKAYAVILYAKSDKVTLHKRIPDTFPEKDYIKQVYEHLQYYYQMAMGDGLGCVREFNLEDFCRKFKYFPVPADSALKILTQAGYLEYTDEQDNASRLYFTVRRDELYKLRELGEDMDKLIQIVLRSYTGVFTDYTFINENSLAVRSRLTRQRVYDLLIRLSKMRVIDYIPHKKTPYIIYTRERVDRQHLQISRSIYEERKERYEARIQAMVDYVTTETVCRSRMLLRYFGEKNEHNCGICDVCLSHRTETPELSSHQIKEEIKELLRKQSLTPADIASQIEADKEIISQCIRELLEDKDLKAENGIISLKA, via the coding sequence ATGTACAAGGAAATCTTAAAACAATATTGGGGATATGATAACTTCCGTGGCATACAGGAAGACATCATCAATAGTATTGGTGAAGACAGAGATACGTTGGGGCTGATGCCTACGGGCGGTGGAAAGTCCATCACATTCCAAGTGCCTGCACTTGCCAAAGAGGGGCTTTGCATAGTTATTACTCCCCTGATTTCTCTGATGAAAGACCAAGTACAGAATCTGAAAAAAAGAGGAATCAAAGCACTTGCCATCTACTCCGGAATGTCCCGGCAAGAGATTATCGTCACGCTGGAAAACTGTATTTTCGGCAATTATAAATTCCTGTATATATCGCCCGAACGGTTGGATACGGAAATCTTCCGCACCAAGCTACGGAAAATGAACGTCAGCATGATAACCGTTGACGAAAGCCATTGCATTTCACAATGGGGATATGATTTCCGTCCTGCCTATCTGAAGATAGCCGAAATACGTGACCTCCTACCCGGTGTCCCTGTGCTGGCACTGACTGCAACCGCTACTCCGGAAGTTGTGAAGGACATCCAGATGCGGCTGTGCTTCCGGCAGGAAAATGTTTTCCGCATGAGTTTTGAACGGAAGAATCTTGCCTACATAGTCCGCAAAACAGAAAATAAGACCGGAGAACTTCTTCACATCCTACGCCGTATGCCGGGTAGTGCCATTATTTACGTACGCAATCGTCGGCGAACCAAAGAAATCACCGAACTTTTAATTAACAAAGAGATTACCGCCGACTTCTACCATGCTGGTCTGGATGATGCCACCAAGGATATACGTCAGCATCGCTGGCAGACAGGAGAAAGCCGTGTAATGGTTGCCACCAATGCTTTTGGTATGGGTATCGACAAACCCGATGTACGTATCGTAATCCACCTCGATTTGCCGGACTCTCCCGAAGCTTATTTCCAGGAAGCAGGACGTGCAGGACGTGACGGCAACAAAGCGTATGCCGTAATACTCTATGCCAAATCGGACAAAGTCACCCTTCATAAACGTATCCCGGACACCTTTCCGGAGAAAGACTACATCAAACAGGTGTACGAACATCTGCAATATTATTACCAGATGGCAATGGGAGACGGTTTGGGATGTGTCAGAGAGTTCAATCTGGAAGACTTTTGCCGGAAGTTCAAATATTTCCCTGTACCTGCCGACAGTGCATTGAAGATTCTGACGCAAGCAGGATATCTGGAATATACCGACGAACAAGACAATGCCTCCCGTCTTTACTTCACCGTCCGCCGTGATGAACTGTATAAATTGCGCGAACTGGGAGAGGACATGGACAAACTTATTCAAATCGTTCTGCGCTCTTACACCGGAGTATTCACGGATTACACCTTTATCAACGAGAATTCGCTTGCCGTACGTAGCAGATTAACGCGACAACGGGTGTACGACTTACTGATACGTCTATCCAAGATGCGCGTCATCGACTATATTCCACATAAAAAGACACCTTATATCATATACACGCGCGAACGCGTAGACAGGCAACATCTGCAAATCTCCCGCAGTATATACGAGGAGCGTAAGGAACGTTATGAAGCCCGCATTCAGGCAATGGTAGATTATGTAACGACCGAAACCGTTTGCCGCAGCCGTATGCTTCTACGCTATTTCGGAGAGAAAAATGAACATAACTGTGGAATATGCGATGTCTGCCTCAGCCACCGTACCGAGACTCCCGAACTTTCCTCCCACCAAATAAAAGAAGAAATTAAAGAATTGCTTCGCAAGCAATCTCTGACACCTGCCGATATTGCCTCACAAATAGAAGCAGATAAAGAAATCATCTCTCAATGCATCCGCGAATTGCTGGAAGATAAAGACCTGAAGGCGGAGAACGGCATCATAAGCCTAAAGGCATAA
- the yaaA gene encoding peroxide stress protein YaaA: MLTFISCAKTMTARTSVGVPEITVPYFQAEAVQNALDMGQFSAADLERLLRINSKIAAENYLRYQDFFSEANSAMPAICAYTGAVFKRIVPKDFSEDDFRYAQEHMRITSFLYGLLRPLDGIKPYRMEGDVRLPERGGMTMFDYWKPLLTDYFIADIKRQGGILVNLASGEMRDLFDWKRVEEEVRVITPEFQVWKGGQLKTIVIYAKMCRGEMLRYIIKNRIENSEDLKAFTWEGFAYDEGRSTDEHLQFTLV; this comes from the coding sequence ATGTTGACATTCATCTCTTGTGCCAAAACGATGACGGCACGCACATCTGTAGGAGTCCCTGAAATAACTGTTCCGTACTTTCAGGCGGAGGCAGTGCAGAATGCCTTGGATATGGGGCAATTTTCAGCTGCTGACCTGGAACGTCTGCTACGTATAAATTCCAAGATTGCCGCTGAGAATTATCTGCGCTATCAGGATTTCTTTTCGGAGGCAAATTCTGCGATGCCCGCTATCTGTGCCTATACCGGTGCGGTGTTCAAACGTATAGTACCGAAAGATTTTTCCGAAGATGATTTTCGTTACGCTCAGGAACACATGCGCATCACTTCCTTTCTGTACGGACTGCTTCGTCCGCTGGATGGGATAAAGCCTTATCGTATGGAAGGAGATGTACGCTTGCCCGAAAGGGGAGGGATGACTATGTTTGATTACTGGAAACCTTTGCTGACGGATTATTTTATAGCGGATATCAAACGGCAGGGTGGCATACTCGTTAATCTTGCCAGTGGTGAGATGAGAGATCTGTTCGACTGGAAGCGGGTAGAAGAAGAAGTCCGTGTCATTACTCCTGAATTCCAGGTATGGAAAGGCGGGCAACTAAAGACAATTGTGATATATGCCAAGATGTGCCGCGGAGAAATGCTACGCTATATTATTAAAAATCGCATTGAAAATTCCGAAGACTTGAAAGCGTTTACGTGGGAGGGTTTCGCATACGATGAAGGGCGCAGTACGGATGAGCACTTGCAATTTACGCTGGTGTGA
- the recJ gene encoding single-stranded-DNA-specific exonuclease RecJ, producing MTHKWNYQPITPEQAETSQKLAQELGISPILGGLLVQRGITKAQDAKKFFRPQLPDLHDPFLMKDMDVAVERLNKAMGKKERILIYGDYDVDGTTAVALVYKFIQQFYSNIDYYIPDRYNEGYGVSTKGVDYAAETGVGLIIVLDCGIKAVEEITYAKEKGIDFIICDHHVPDDVLPPAAAILNAKRLDNTYPYEHLSGCGVGFKFMQAFAISNGIEFHHLIPLLDLVAVSIASDIVPIMGENRILAFHGLKQLNSNPSVGLKAIIDVCGLTEKDITVSDIVFKIGPRINASGRIQNGKEAVDLLTEKDFSIALEKANQINQYNETRKDLDKTMTEEANQIVADLEGLAERRSIVLYNEDWHKGVIGIVASRLTEIYYRPAVVLTRTDDMATGSARSVSGFDVYKAIEYCRDLLENFGGHTYAAGLSMKVENVPAFTKRFEEFVSQNILPEQTSAVINIDAEIDFRDISPKFFSDLKKFNPYGPDNPKPIFCTHNVYDYGTSKVVGRDQEHIKLELVDNKSNNVMNGIAFGQSSHVRFIKTKRSFDICYTIEENTHKRGEVQLQIEDIQPN from the coding sequence ATGACTCACAAATGGAATTATCAACCCATTACACCCGAACAGGCAGAGACAAGCCAAAAGTTGGCCCAAGAATTAGGGATTAGCCCGATTCTTGGCGGATTATTGGTGCAGCGGGGAATAACGAAGGCACAGGATGCCAAGAAGTTTTTCCGCCCGCAGTTGCCCGACTTGCACGACCCATTTCTGATGAAAGACATGGATGTGGCCGTGGAGCGCCTTAATAAGGCAATGGGAAAGAAAGAGCGTATTCTGATTTATGGTGATTATGATGTAGACGGCACTACCGCAGTGGCACTGGTCTACAAGTTTATTCAACAGTTCTATTCGAACATTGACTATTACATCCCCGACCGCTACAACGAAGGTTACGGGGTATCTACCAAAGGGGTAGACTATGCCGCAGAAACCGGTGTAGGATTGATTATCGTACTGGATTGCGGCATCAAAGCTGTAGAGGAGATAACCTATGCCAAAGAAAAAGGCATTGACTTTATCATCTGCGACCATCATGTGCCCGACGATGTACTTCCACCTGCCGCCGCTATCCTGAACGCCAAGCGTTTAGATAATACGTATCCTTACGAGCACCTTTCCGGTTGCGGCGTAGGCTTCAAATTCATGCAGGCATTTGCCATCAGCAATGGCATCGAGTTCCATCACCTCATTCCACTGCTCGACCTGGTTGCCGTAAGCATCGCTTCGGACATTGTTCCCATCATGGGAGAAAACCGGATACTTGCTTTCCACGGATTGAAGCAGTTGAACAGTAATCCCAGCGTAGGTTTGAAAGCGATTATCGACGTATGCGGATTGACAGAAAAGGATATTACCGTCAGCGACATCGTGTTCAAGATAGGCCCGCGCATCAATGCCTCCGGACGTATCCAGAACGGAAAAGAGGCCGTCGACCTGCTGACTGAGAAGGATTTCTCCATAGCTTTGGAAAAAGCCAATCAAATCAATCAATACAACGAAACCCGGAAAGATCTCGATAAGACCATGACCGAGGAAGCCAACCAGATTGTAGCTGATCTGGAAGGACTTGCCGAACGCCGTTCTATCGTGTTATACAACGAGGATTGGCACAAAGGTGTTATCGGTATCGTTGCCTCCCGCCTGACGGAAATTTATTATCGCCCCGCAGTAGTGCTGACCCGTACGGATGATATGGCAACAGGTTCCGCCCGTTCCGTATCCGGCTTTGACGTGTATAAAGCGATTGAATATTGCCGTGATCTGCTGGAAAATTTCGGTGGTCATACCTATGCAGCCGGCCTTTCGATGAAAGTAGAGAATGTTCCCGCCTTTACCAAACGCTTCGAGGAATTCGTTTCACAGAACATCCTACCGGAACAGACAAGTGCGGTCATAAATATCGATGCAGAAATAGATTTCAGGGATATTTCTCCGAAATTCTTTAGTGACCTGAAGAAATTCAATCCTTATGGTCCGGATAATCCGAAACCGATATTCTGTACGCATAATGTCTATGATTACGGTACCAGTAAAGTAGTGGGGCGCGATCAAGAGCATATCAAGCTGGAACTGGTAGACAACAAATCGAATAATGTAATGAACGGCATCGCCTTCGGACAAAGTTCGCATGTACGTTTCATCAAAACCAAGCGTTCGTTTGATATCTGCTACACCATTGAAGAGAATACCCATAAACGGGGCGAGGTACAGTTACAGATAGAGGATATTCAACCTAATTAA